A window from Aeromonas rivipollensis encodes these proteins:
- a CDS encoding sugar O-acetyltransferase yields the protein MTEYEKMIASQPYNCMAPELDLLRRETARRYRRFNRADEEQQLAQLKELLGELAENAFICPPLYCTYGRHIHLGERSYINMGATLLDNAPIRIGADVMIGPNVQIYTAAHALDADERIQGVETALPVTIEDRVWIGGGAILLPGITIGREAIVGAGAVVTRDVPAGARVAGNPARILPARDKMPVTES from the coding sequence ATGACCGAATACGAAAAGATGATCGCCAGCCAGCCCTACAACTGCATGGCCCCCGAGCTGGATCTCCTGCGCCGGGAGACGGCGCGCCGCTATCGCCGCTTCAATCGCGCGGACGAGGAGCAGCAGCTGGCGCAGCTCAAAGAGCTCCTCGGCGAGCTGGCAGAAAACGCCTTTATCTGCCCGCCCCTCTACTGCACCTACGGCCGCCACATCCACCTTGGCGAGCGCAGCTACATCAACATGGGGGCCACCCTGCTGGACAACGCGCCTATCCGCATCGGCGCCGACGTCATGATAGGGCCGAACGTGCAGATCTATACCGCCGCCCACGCCCTGGACGCCGATGAGCGCATCCAGGGGGTGGAGACGGCGCTGCCGGTCACCATAGAAGACAGGGTCTGGATCGGCGGTGGCGCCATACTGTTGCCTGGGATCACCATAGGGCGGGAGGCCATCGTCGGCGCGGGCGCCGTGGTGACCAGAGACGTCCCGGCCGGAGCCCGAGTGGCGGGCAATCCGGCCCGCATCCTGCCCGCCAGGGACAAGATGCCAGTGACCGAGAGCTAG
- a CDS encoding DUF2989 domain-containing protein — protein sequence MTLFSQRPLLLPLACCLTLMACDDDRIHNICTQSPALCADLVDDGWCRHERSDVIRARYYLQEEGSDRHRYALMRDLERYLQCAEHSTNIEYKRAREQKSPRVEGMLAAGAQLEQLDAQTRGSQDPYLLLWHWTNNTNPAARASFLALEGTPALEEPELQLALGGIYAKSEPQKAIALMHHALSLYGEGDKVNSRILTALSTLYMGQKAFDLAYQWGKVSESFQETPEVSSTRLGIYHAIGKEQQERLDQAAATIVEALRAGSYQAP from the coding sequence ATGACCCTATTCTCACAGCGTCCGTTACTGCTCCCCCTCGCCTGTTGTCTGACGCTGATGGCCTGCGATGACGACAGGATCCACAACATCTGCACCCAGTCTCCGGCGCTCTGTGCGGATCTGGTGGACGACGGCTGGTGTCGCCATGAGCGCAGCGATGTCATCCGCGCCCGCTACTACCTCCAGGAGGAGGGCTCGGACAGGCACAGGTACGCGCTGATGCGTGACCTGGAGCGTTACCTCCAGTGCGCCGAACACTCCACCAACATCGAATACAAGCGGGCCCGCGAGCAGAAGAGCCCCAGGGTGGAGGGCATGCTGGCCGCCGGCGCTCAGCTGGAGCAGCTGGATGCGCAGACCCGTGGCTCCCAGGATCCCTACCTGCTGCTCTGGCACTGGACCAACAACACCAATCCAGCGGCCCGTGCCAGCTTCCTGGCGCTGGAAGGCACCCCCGCCCTCGAGGAGCCGGAGTTGCAGCTGGCCCTGGGGGGCATCTATGCCAAGAGCGAGCCCCAGAAGGCCATCGCCCTGATGCATCACGCCCTCTCCCTCTATGGGGAAGGGGACAAGGTCAACAGCCGGATCCTCACCGCCCTCAGCACCCTCTACATGGGGCAGAAGGCATTTGATCTGGCCTATCAGTGGGGCAAGGTGAGCGAGTCGTTTCAGGAGACCCCCGAGGTCTCGTCCACCCGTCTCGGGATCTACCATGCCATCGGCAAGGAGCAGCAGGAGAGGCTGGATCAGGCGGCAGCCACCATAGTAGAGGCGCTCAGGGCAGGGAGCTACCAGGCCCCATGA
- a CDS encoding NADPH-dependent 2,4-dienoyl-CoA reductase has translation MSLYPTLLTPLDLGFTQLKNRVLMGSMHTGLEEEKGGFDKLAAFYAERARGGVALIVTGGIAPNLRGRLVPHGSQLSFPWQVAKHKKVTSAVHQEGGKIALQILHAGRYAYHPFSLAPSAIRAPISPFKPRAMSERQIRGTIRDFASTAALAKAAGYDGVEVMGSEGYLINQFICERTNQRSDGWGGSSENRMRFPLEIVRAIRERVGTDFIIIFRLSMLDLVEKGSSLEEVIALGKALEQAGVSLINTGIGWHEARIPTIATSVPRGAFSWVTAELKKHLKVPLITTNRINTPEVAERILAQGEADMVSMARPFLADPEFVIKAAENRADEINTCIACNQACLDHVFKQKRASCLVNPRACFETELTFGRVPQPKKLAVVGAGPAGLAFACYAAERGHQVSLFDQAPTIGGQFNFAKQIPGKEEFHETLRYFARRLEKCGVELYLGQRQSAESLLGGGFDEVILATGIRPRTPNIPGIDHPKVLSYLDVLRDHKPVGQKVAVIGAGGIGFDVAEFLVEKKAEGSADHHRDHWLREWGIDKSLGERGGLMTPVIDAPERQIWLLQRKESKVGDGLGKTTGWIHRTVLKNRKVQMLSGVQYLRIDDEGLHIQVGEARQCLPVDQVIICAGQEPLRELQAGLQAAGKPVHIIGGADVAAELDAKRAIRQGAELASVI, from the coding sequence ATGAGTCTATATCCAACGCTGCTGACTCCCCTGGATCTCGGTTTTACCCAGTTGAAGAACCGCGTGCTGATGGGCTCCATGCATACCGGCCTCGAGGAGGAGAAGGGGGGCTTTGACAAGCTGGCCGCCTTCTATGCCGAGCGCGCCCGCGGCGGTGTCGCCCTCATAGTCACCGGGGGGATAGCCCCCAACCTGCGGGGGCGCCTGGTGCCCCATGGCTCCCAGCTCAGCTTCCCCTGGCAGGTCGCCAAGCACAAGAAGGTGACCAGCGCCGTGCATCAGGAGGGGGGCAAGATAGCGCTGCAGATCCTCCATGCCGGCCGCTATGCCTACCATCCGTTCAGCCTGGCGCCGAGCGCCATCCGGGCTCCCATCTCTCCGTTCAAGCCGCGGGCCATGAGCGAGCGGCAGATCCGCGGCACCATACGAGACTTCGCCTCGACCGCGGCACTGGCCAAGGCGGCGGGCTATGACGGGGTCGAGGTGATGGGGTCGGAAGGCTATCTCATCAACCAGTTCATCTGCGAGCGCACCAACCAGCGCAGCGACGGCTGGGGCGGCAGCAGCGAAAACCGTATGCGCTTCCCGCTGGAAATAGTGCGGGCCATTCGCGAGCGGGTCGGCACCGACTTCATCATCATCTTCCGTCTATCCATGCTGGATCTGGTGGAGAAGGGCTCCTCCCTGGAGGAGGTGATAGCGCTCGGGAAAGCACTGGAGCAAGCGGGGGTGAGCCTCATCAACACCGGCATCGGCTGGCACGAGGCGCGCATCCCCACCATCGCCACCAGCGTGCCTCGGGGCGCCTTCAGCTGGGTGACCGCCGAGCTGAAAAAGCACCTCAAGGTGCCACTTATCACCACCAACCGCATCAACACTCCAGAAGTGGCCGAGCGTATCCTGGCGCAGGGGGAGGCGGACATGGTCTCCATGGCGCGCCCCTTCCTGGCGGATCCCGAGTTTGTCATCAAGGCCGCCGAGAACCGGGCGGACGAGATCAACACCTGCATCGCCTGCAACCAGGCCTGCCTCGATCACGTGTTCAAGCAGAAGCGCGCCTCCTGCCTGGTCAATCCTCGCGCCTGTTTCGAAACCGAGCTGACGTTTGGCCGGGTGCCCCAGCCCAAGAAGCTGGCGGTGGTGGGGGCCGGGCCGGCCGGGCTGGCATTCGCCTGCTACGCCGCCGAGCGTGGCCATCAGGTGAGCCTGTTCGATCAGGCGCCGACAATAGGGGGCCAGTTCAACTTCGCCAAGCAGATCCCGGGCAAGGAGGAGTTTCACGAGACCCTGCGCTACTTCGCCAGGCGGCTGGAGAAGTGCGGCGTCGAGCTCTATCTCGGTCAGCGCCAGAGCGCCGAGAGCCTGCTTGGCGGCGGTTTTGACGAGGTGATCCTCGCCACCGGCATCCGCCCGCGCACCCCCAACATTCCCGGCATCGATCATCCCAAGGTGCTGAGTTACCTCGACGTGCTGCGGGATCACAAGCCGGTGGGCCAGAAAGTGGCGGTGATCGGCGCCGGCGGCATCGGCTTCGACGTGGCCGAGTTCCTGGTGGAGAAGAAGGCGGAGGGGAGCGCGGATCATCATCGCGATCACTGGCTCAGGGAGTGGGGCATCGACAAGAGCCTGGGTGAGCGCGGCGGTCTGATGACGCCAGTGATCGACGCTCCCGAGCGCCAGATCTGGTTGCTCCAGCGCAAGGAGAGCAAGGTGGGGGATGGCCTGGGCAAGACCACGGGCTGGATCCACAGAACAGTGCTCAAGAACCGCAAGGTACAGATGCTCTCCGGCGTGCAATACCTGCGCATCGACGACGAGGGGCTGCATATCCAGGTGGGCGAGGCCAGACAGTGCCTGCCGGTGGATCAGGTGATCATCTGCGCCGGGCAGGAGCCCCTGCGGGAGTTGCAGGCCGGTCTGCAGGCGGCGGGCAAGCCGGTGCACATCATCGGCGGTGCCGACGTGGCGGCGGAGCTCGACGCCAAGCGCGCCATCCGCCAGGGGGCCGAGCTGGCGTCCGTTATCTAG
- a CDS encoding zinc-binding alcohol dehydrogenase family protein produces MKAIALTHYLPSDHPHCFIETELPDPTPGPRDLLVRVKASSINPVDTKVRAPKAKVEATPRVLGWDAVGEVVAVGSEVTLFKAGDRVWYAGDISRPGSNSALQLVDERIAALAPKTLSDLEAAALPLTAITAWETLFERIGLNRESEGRLLVIGGAGGVGSIAIQLARQLTRMEVIATASRPESRDWCLAMGAHQVVSHHKLQEELAGLGISQLDAIFCTNATEQHWAAMASLIRPFGHICTITESSEPWDLGLLKAKSVTFSQEFMFTRSLFQTPDMIEQHKLLGRVAALLDQGVLKSTLTRTLPELTPSSLAQAHRELEAGRMVGKLVIDMSGFAS; encoded by the coding sequence ATGAAAGCCATCGCCCTCACCCATTATCTGCCAAGCGATCACCCCCACTGCTTCATCGAGACCGAGCTGCCGGATCCGACCCCAGGCCCGCGGGACCTGCTGGTAAGGGTCAAGGCCAGCTCCATCAACCCGGTCGACACCAAGGTGCGCGCCCCCAAGGCCAAGGTTGAAGCCACGCCCCGCGTGCTGGGCTGGGATGCCGTGGGGGAAGTGGTGGCCGTGGGCAGCGAGGTGACCCTGTTCAAGGCGGGGGACAGGGTCTGGTATGCCGGCGACATCAGCCGCCCCGGCAGCAACAGTGCCCTGCAACTGGTGGATGAGCGCATCGCCGCCCTCGCCCCCAAGACCCTGAGCGATCTGGAAGCCGCCGCCTTGCCGCTGACCGCCATCACCGCCTGGGAAACCCTGTTCGAGCGTATAGGTCTCAACCGCGAAAGCGAGGGGCGGCTGCTTGTCATAGGCGGCGCCGGCGGCGTCGGCTCCATCGCCATCCAGCTGGCCCGCCAGCTCACCAGGATGGAGGTGATCGCCACCGCCTCCCGGCCTGAAAGCCGTGACTGGTGCCTGGCCATGGGCGCCCACCAGGTAGTGAGTCATCACAAGCTGCAGGAAGAGCTGGCCGGCCTTGGCATCAGCCAGCTCGATGCCATCTTCTGCACCAATGCTACCGAACAGCACTGGGCCGCCATGGCGAGCCTCATCCGCCCCTTCGGTCACATCTGCACCATCACCGAATCCAGCGAGCCCTGGGATCTGGGCCTGCTCAAGGCCAAGAGCGTCACCTTCAGCCAGGAGTTCATGTTTACCCGCTCCCTGTTCCAGACCCCGGACATGATAGAGCAGCACAAGCTGCTCGGCCGGGTCGCCGCCCTGCTGGACCAAGGGGTGCTCAAGAGCACGCTCACTCGTACCCTGCCCGAACTGACCCCGTCCAGCCTGGCACAGGCCCATCGCGAGCTGGAGGCAGGCCGCATGGTGGGCAAGCTGGTGATCGACATGAGCGGCTTCGCCAGCTGA
- a CDS encoding NAD(P)H nitroreductase, which translates to MDALSLLLNRHSCGRLTTPAPSGEVLDNILKAGLRAPDHGTLTPWQFILFEGEGRERLGALLADAARARGEDDESIKKCQEAPLRAPLLVAVATRYQAHPKVPKLEQELSAGCALMAMQMAAQAQGFNGIWRSGWFIFDEGINQGLGLAPDDQLVGFLYLGTPMLEARKLRELPVADFVRRF; encoded by the coding sequence ATGGATGCCCTCTCCCTGTTACTCAACCGCCACTCCTGTGGCCGTCTGACCACCCCGGCCCCGAGTGGCGAGGTGCTCGACAATATTCTGAAGGCCGGCCTGCGGGCACCGGATCACGGCACCCTGACCCCCTGGCAGTTCATCCTGTTTGAAGGGGAGGGGCGCGAGCGACTGGGGGCCCTGCTGGCGGACGCGGCCCGCGCCCGGGGCGAGGACGACGAGAGCATCAAGAAGTGCCAGGAGGCGCCCCTGCGCGCTCCCCTGCTGGTGGCCGTCGCGACCCGCTATCAGGCGCACCCCAAGGTACCTAAACTGGAGCAGGAGCTCTCTGCCGGCTGCGCCCTGATGGCGATGCAGATGGCGGCCCAGGCACAGGGGTTCAACGGCATCTGGCGCTCCGGCTGGTTCATCTTCGACGAGGGGATCAATCAGGGGTTGGGGCTGGCACCGGACGATCAACTGGTGGGCTTCCTCTACCTGGGCACCCCCATGTTGGAGGCGCGCAAGCTGCGGGAGTTGCCTGTCGCTGACTTCGTACGTCGCTTCTAA
- a CDS encoding LysR family transcriptional regulator codes for MNNVELELMGLFATVVEQGSFTGAAEVLGMPKSSVSQKISRLESRLGVRLLQRTTRRLSLTPQGEVYVEHCQSLLALARSANLAMARLRSAPAGRVRITAPEATGTLLLGRILAQFRALYPEVVLELTLSDEQLDLVGEGYDLALRAAPLKDSSLICRRIGQVARHLVAAPGYLASHGTPQQLTELGDHACLVHGALPLWPLQEGGWRPQGACLSNSLLALRELALHEGGIALLPDHVCRDDLAAGRLLKVLPAHPIPPNPFYLIYPSREHLAPALRSLMDFVAERLPFA; via the coding sequence ATGAACAATGTCGAACTGGAGTTGATGGGGCTGTTCGCCACAGTGGTGGAGCAGGGCAGTTTTACCGGGGCGGCCGAGGTGCTCGGCATGCCCAAGTCCTCGGTGAGCCAGAAGATCTCGCGCCTCGAGTCCCGGCTCGGGGTGCGGCTGTTGCAGCGCACCACCCGTAGACTGAGCCTGACCCCCCAGGGAGAGGTCTATGTGGAGCATTGCCAGTCCCTGCTGGCCCTGGCGAGAAGCGCCAATCTGGCCATGGCCAGGCTGCGCTCGGCCCCGGCGGGCCGGGTGCGGATCACGGCCCCCGAGGCCACAGGCACCCTGCTGCTTGGCCGGATCCTGGCCCAGTTTCGCGCCCTCTACCCCGAGGTGGTACTGGAACTGACCCTGAGTGACGAGCAGCTGGATCTGGTGGGGGAGGGTTACGATCTGGCGCTGCGGGCGGCACCATTGAAGGATTCCAGCCTCATCTGCCGGCGCATCGGCCAGGTGGCGCGCCATCTGGTGGCGGCCCCGGGTTATCTGGCGAGCCATGGCACGCCGCAACAACTGACGGAGCTGGGAGATCATGCCTGCCTGGTGCATGGGGCGCTGCCGCTGTGGCCACTGCAGGAGGGGGGCTGGCGACCCCAAGGGGCTTGCCTCAGCAACAGCCTGCTGGCGCTGAGGGAGCTGGCGCTCCACGAGGGGGGAATAGCCCTGTTGCCGGATCACGTCTGCCGGGACGATCTGGCGGCGGGGCGCCTGCTGAAGGTGCTGCCAGCTCACCCCATACCGCCCAATCCCTTCTACCTCATCTATCCGAGCCGCGAGCACCTGGCGCCCGCCCTGCGCAGCCTGATGGACTTCGTCGCCGAGCGGCTGCCCTTCGCCTGA
- a CDS encoding NUDIX domain-containing protein, which produces MIPLPPGAREWAHAFDIRLVHGQVPCEGRVLERTTVRAVVMRGDELLLVHSRVNGDLMFPGGGIEAGECHQTALARELREECGAELVAVGLLLGQTREFRAARESDYDAYCIRSFYYLCQVGEAWSEPHPQPYEIRLGFTPGWFALEEALQTNKTQLAGPCPQWTVRETRVLAELQHWAEAGLLS; this is translated from the coding sequence ATGATCCCGCTACCACCCGGTGCCCGTGAATGGGCCCATGCCTTCGACATCCGCCTCGTCCATGGTCAGGTTCCCTGCGAGGGGCGGGTGCTCGAGCGGACCACGGTCAGGGCCGTGGTGATGCGCGGGGATGAACTGCTGTTGGTGCATTCTCGCGTCAACGGGGATCTCATGTTCCCCGGGGGCGGCATAGAGGCGGGGGAGTGTCACCAGACCGCCCTGGCCCGGGAGCTGCGGGAAGAGTGCGGCGCCGAGCTGGTGGCCGTGGGTCTGCTGCTCGGGCAGACCCGGGAGTTTCGTGCCGCCCGCGAGTCCGACTACGACGCCTACTGCATCCGCTCCTTCTATTACCTCTGTCAGGTGGGGGAGGCGTGGAGCGAGCCGCACCCCCAGCCCTACGAGATACGTCTTGGCTTCACCCCGGGCTGGTTTGCCCTGGAAGAGGCCTTGCAGACCAACAAGACCCAGCTGGCCGGCCCCTGTCCCCAGTGGACGGTGCGCGAGACCCGGGTGCTGGCCGAGTTGCAGCATTGGGCTGAGGCTGGATTGCTGAGCTGA
- the prmA gene encoding 50S ribosomal protein L11 methyltransferase codes for MPWIQIRINATAKTADKVSNMLLGRGAQAVTFMDAQDVPVYEPLPGETPLWGETEVMGLFDAETDPAPTIAFFQQIFGEDVGYKVEQLEDKDWVREWMDHFHPMQFGERLWICPSWRDVPNPDAVNVMLDPGLAFGTGTHPTTALCLQWLDGLDLAGKTVVDFGCGSGILGIAALKLGAARVIGIDIDPQAIQASHDNAERNGVAGQIELYLPADQPQGVEADVVVANILAGPLRELAPLIAGHGKPGSLMALSGVLESQAPELETIYGQWFEMDPTAVKEEWCRLSGRKHG; via the coding sequence ATGCCCTGGATACAAATTCGAATCAACGCCACTGCCAAGACGGCAGACAAGGTGAGCAACATGCTGCTGGGGCGTGGAGCCCAGGCGGTGACCTTTATGGATGCCCAGGATGTGCCCGTTTACGAGCCACTGCCTGGTGAAACGCCACTCTGGGGCGAGACCGAGGTGATGGGGCTGTTCGATGCCGAAACCGACCCGGCGCCCACCATCGCCTTCTTCCAGCAGATCTTCGGGGAAGACGTCGGCTACAAGGTCGAGCAGCTGGAAGACAAGGACTGGGTACGCGAGTGGATGGATCACTTCCACCCCATGCAGTTCGGCGAGCGGCTCTGGATCTGCCCGAGCTGGCGCGACGTACCCAACCCCGATGCGGTCAACGTCATGCTGGATCCGGGCCTGGCCTTCGGTACCGGCACCCACCCCACCACGGCGCTCTGCCTGCAGTGGCTGGACGGGCTGGATCTGGCCGGCAAGACGGTGGTCGACTTCGGTTGCGGCTCCGGCATCCTCGGCATCGCCGCCCTGAAGCTGGGCGCCGCCCGTGTCATCGGCATCGACATAGATCCGCAGGCCATCCAGGCCAGCCATGACAACGCCGAACGTAACGGCGTCGCCGGCCAGATCGAGCTCTATCTGCCGGCTGATCAGCCGCAAGGGGTGGAAGCGGACGTGGTGGTGGCCAACATCCTGGCCGGCCCGCTGCGCGAGCTGGCACCGCTTATCGCCGGCCACGGCAAGCCCGGCAGCCTGATGGCGCTCTCCGGCGTACTGGAAAGCCAGGCCCCGGAGCTGGAGACCATCTACGGTCAGTGGTTCGAGATGGACCCGACCGCGGTGAAGGAAGAGTGGTGCCGCCTCTCAGGCCGCAAGCACGGCTGA
- the sppA gene encoding signal peptide peptidase SppA, whose translation MSIFKGLGWLFRSLWRLLNFTRLMLVNLLFLIVVLVIAFSLNQSETPDTPIEGALTLNLAGVLVEQRTQTDPTVQLLRQMEKSDDQPSEIVLSDLLWAIKSAGDDDRIKALVIKPQGLQGASLSKLQEVASAIDAFKESGKPVIAMADYYSQGAYLLAAHADHVLLNQSGAVLIEGFGVYQTYFKSALEKLNVTPHVFKVGTYKSFVEPYTRDEMSPESKEANQRWLDQLWQSYVTDVAEQREIEPDAVAPDKDHFLELLRKAGGNAASYALDNGLVDQLATRDEMTQAVIKEVGESEDHGWKGVGLKEYLAAIPEQYPQNGKDEVGLITASGAIMDGVQPAGTIGGDSLAELLAEARRDELVKAVVLRVDSPGGSAFAAEQIRAELLALKQAGKPVVISMGSYAASGGYWISADADKIFASPTTLTGSIGVFGMFATIDKALSQYGVHTDGVGTTDFVGVGLTRALPEHVGQAIQLSVEDTYQRFVGLVGKGRGLSPEEAEKAAEGRVWTGQDAKELGLVDEFGNLDDALKAAAELANLKSWQVTPIAPEESARDRFLRELFDSSAQALAPHLQSWLPAGLGKVLVEMNRSLDPLTRFNDPQGTYAFCPVCVP comes from the coding sequence ATGTCTATTTTCAAAGGTCTGGGGTGGCTGTTTCGCAGCCTGTGGCGTCTGCTCAACTTTACCCGCTTGATGCTGGTCAATCTGCTGTTTCTCATCGTCGTGCTGGTCATCGCCTTCAGCCTCAACCAGAGCGAGACCCCGGACACGCCCATAGAGGGGGCCCTCACCCTCAATCTCGCCGGCGTACTGGTGGAGCAACGCACCCAAACCGATCCGACGGTACAGCTACTGAGACAGATGGAGAAAAGCGACGATCAGCCCAGTGAAATCGTCCTCTCCGACCTGTTGTGGGCCATCAAGAGCGCGGGAGATGACGACCGCATCAAGGCGCTGGTGATCAAGCCCCAGGGACTGCAGGGGGCCAGCCTCTCCAAGCTGCAGGAGGTGGCGAGCGCCATAGATGCATTCAAGGAGAGCGGCAAGCCGGTCATCGCCATGGCCGACTACTACAGCCAGGGCGCCTACCTGCTCGCCGCCCATGCCGATCATGTGCTGCTCAACCAGAGCGGCGCCGTGCTGATCGAAGGCTTTGGGGTCTACCAGACCTACTTCAAGTCGGCGCTGGAGAAGCTCAACGTCACCCCCCATGTGTTCAAGGTCGGCACCTACAAATCCTTCGTCGAGCCCTATACCCGTGACGAGATGTCCCCCGAGAGCAAGGAGGCGAACCAGCGCTGGCTGGATCAGCTGTGGCAATCCTATGTCACCGACGTGGCCGAGCAGCGGGAGATAGAACCGGATGCCGTCGCGCCAGACAAGGATCACTTCCTCGAGCTGCTGCGCAAGGCCGGTGGCAATGCCGCCAGCTACGCCCTCGACAACGGTCTGGTGGATCAGCTCGCCACCCGTGACGAGATGACCCAGGCGGTCATCAAGGAGGTGGGCGAGAGCGAGGATCACGGCTGGAAAGGGGTCGGCCTGAAAGAGTATCTGGCCGCCATCCCCGAGCAATATCCCCAGAACGGCAAGGATGAGGTGGGACTCATCACCGCCAGCGGCGCCATCATGGACGGGGTGCAACCCGCCGGCACCATAGGCGGTGACAGCCTCGCCGAGCTGCTGGCCGAGGCCCGCCGCGACGAGCTGGTCAAAGCCGTGGTGCTGCGGGTCGACAGCCCAGGGGGCAGCGCCTTCGCCGCCGAGCAGATCCGCGCCGAGCTGCTGGCCCTGAAACAGGCGGGCAAGCCGGTGGTCATCTCCATGGGCAGCTACGCCGCCTCCGGTGGCTACTGGATCTCCGCCGATGCGGACAAGATCTTCGCCTCCCCCACCACCCTCACCGGCTCCATCGGGGTGTTCGGCATGTTCGCCACCATCGACAAGGCGCTCTCCCAGTACGGGGTGCACACCGACGGCGTCGGCACCACCGACTTCGTGGGGGTCGGGCTGACCCGCGCCCTGCCGGAGCACGTCGGTCAGGCCATCCAGCTGAGCGTGGAAGACACCTACCAGCGCTTCGTCGGTCTGGTCGGCAAGGGCCGTGGCCTGAGCCCGGAAGAGGCGGAGAAAGCCGCCGAAGGCCGGGTCTGGACCGGTCAGGATGCCAAGGAGCTGGGGCTGGTGGACGAGTTCGGCAACCTGGACGACGCCCTCAAGGCCGCCGCCGAGCTCGCCAACCTCAAGAGCTGGCAGGTCACCCCCATAGCGCCGGAAGAGTCGGCAAGGGACAGGTTCCTGCGCGAGCTGTTTGACAGCAGCGCCCAGGCGCTGGCCCCGCACCTGCAAAGCTGGCTGCCCGCAGGATTGGGCAAGGTGCTGGTGGAGATGAACCGCAGCCTGGATCCGCTGACCCGCTTCAATGACCCGCAAGGCACCTACGCCTTCTGCCCGGTCTGCGTGCCCTGA
- a CDS encoding PTS transporter subunit EIIC, whose protein sequence is MPVQNARKILTQSLQRLGYALLLPVSILPLAALLYRLGQPDVLDLAVLSLAGRALFSQMPLIYAVAIAFGLSRQGQGAQALAGAVNFLLLSSALAALQPGLHADMICGLLAGLTTAMVCSWTRSLSLPGWLRPLQEELPGLLLSALASLLLVVPLALLWPLLEDGITLLASDLLTTPFGAFCYGVLNRLLIPLGLHQVLGSLMGLGESNLQALSAAQPLHEGYVAGLYPVIMFGLPGACFAIWLHRQRMRRLPQGGLLLTLALTSALVGITEPIEFLFAFTAPWLFLAHALLTGLSLAICSGLGIQVGSYFSAGLLDLVLSYGSGEHSFWLIPLGILFFVIYALVFSRLLEYAPLSLPSKPIAEDLPQLAAVAPTDPQMLAIQYLKMLGGMDNLQAMSVCLTRLSLRVREMTLVDQSRLARLGCLSWIVLNDHQLVLVLGPNAGLIEGQIRMLAERQSVPLGLEPGQAPLGQHR, encoded by the coding sequence ATGCCAGTCCAGAACGCCAGAAAGATCCTGACCCAGTCCCTGCAACGGCTCGGTTATGCCCTGTTGCTGCCCGTCTCCATTCTGCCGCTGGCGGCCCTGCTCTATCGGCTCGGCCAGCCGGACGTGCTGGATCTGGCGGTGCTCTCCCTGGCCGGACGCGCCCTCTTCAGTCAGATGCCGCTTATCTACGCGGTGGCTATCGCCTTCGGGCTGAGCCGGCAGGGGCAAGGGGCGCAGGCCCTGGCCGGCGCTGTCAACTTCCTACTGCTGAGCTCGGCACTCGCCGCCCTGCAACCCGGTCTGCATGCGGACATGATCTGTGGCCTGCTGGCGGGCCTGACCACCGCCATGGTCTGCTCCTGGACCCGCAGCCTCTCTCTCCCCGGCTGGCTGCGGCCGCTGCAGGAGGAGCTGCCCGGCCTGCTGCTCTCGGCCCTGGCCAGCCTGCTGCTGGTCGTGCCCCTGGCCCTGCTCTGGCCCCTGCTGGAGGATGGCATCACCCTACTCGCCTCAGACCTGCTCACCACGCCGTTTGGCGCCTTCTGCTACGGCGTGCTGAACCGGCTGCTGATCCCCCTCGGTCTGCACCAGGTGCTGGGCAGCCTGATGGGGCTGGGGGAGAGCAACCTGCAGGCGCTCTCTGCCGCCCAGCCGCTGCACGAGGGCTATGTGGCGGGTCTCTATCCCGTCATCATGTTCGGTCTGCCCGGCGCCTGTTTTGCCATCTGGCTCCATCGCCAGCGGATGCGGCGCCTGCCGCAGGGGGGCTTGCTGCTCACCCTGGCACTCACCTCGGCCCTGGTGGGGATCACCGAACCCATCGAATTCCTGTTCGCCTTCACCGCCCCCTGGTTGTTCCTGGCCCATGCCCTGCTGACCGGGCTGTCGCTGGCCATCTGCAGCGGGCTCGGCATCCAGGTGGGCAGTTACTTCTCCGCCGGTCTGCTGGATCTGGTGCTCAGCTACGGCTCAGGTGAGCACAGTTTCTGGCTCATTCCCCTCGGCATACTGTTCTTCGTCATCTATGCCCTGGTCTTCTCCCGGCTGCTTGAATACGCCCCCCTCAGCCTGCCGAGCAAACCCATCGCCGAGGATCTGCCCCAGCTCGCGGCCGTGGCCCCCACGGATCCGCAGATGCTGGCCATCCAGTACCTCAAGATGCTGGGGGGCATGGACAACCTGCAGGCCATGAGCGTCTGCCTGACCAGGCTCAGCCTGCGGGTGCGGGAGATGACGCTGGTGGATCAGTCCCGTCTGGCCAGGCTGGGCTGCCTCTCCTGGATAGTCCTGAACGACCATCAGCTGGTGCTGGTGCTGGGCCCCAACGCCGGCCTCATCGAGGGGCAGATCCGCATGCTGGCAGAGCGCCAGTCGGTCCCCCTCGGTCTCGAGCCCGGTCAGGCCCCCCTCGGCCAGCACCGCTGA